A section of the Oryza sativa Japonica Group chromosome 1, ASM3414082v1 genome encodes:
- the LOC107275673 gene encoding DNA replication licensing factor MCM4 — MASRGGGGGGDGNSPPPSVSSPDVRPSSPLPATNSSPPQSGRRGGGRRRRGSASPYPSSPSLGGFETPPHPGRRTPSGGAAARQQRQNWTGGRFPPTPSTPMSTDDVPLSSEAGDEDTPETDGGGGGGAGADATPVFVWGTNISVQDVNAAILRFLRHFRDPRDAGRVDPVMDEGKYMRAIHRILELEGGESLDVNAHDVFDHDPDLYGKMVRYPLEVLAIFDIVLMDLVARIEPLFEKHIQTRIYNLKSSVCLRNLNPSDIEKMVSIKGMIIRCSSVIPELKEAVFRCLVCGFYSEPVMVDRGRVTEPHICQKEQCKATNSMTLVHNRCRFADKQIIKLQETPDEIPEGGTPHTVSVLMHDKLVDAGKPGDRVEITGIYRAMSIRVGPTQRTVKSIFKTYIDCLHIKKTDKSRLHVEDSMETDNPNANKTTEDDFLRDKVEKLKELSKLPDIYDRLTRSLAPNIWELDDVKRGLLCQLFGGNALRLPSGASFRGDINILLVGDPGTSKSQLLQYMHKLSPRGIYTSGRGSSAVGLTAYVTKDPETGETVLESGALVLSDKGVCCIDEFDKMSDNARSMLHEVMEQQTVSIAKAGIIASLNARTSVLACANPTESRYNPRLSVIDNIHLPPTLLSRFDLIYLILDKADEQTDRRLAKHIVSLHFENPNIEELEVLDLPTLVAYISYARKHIQPQLSDEAAEELTRGYVEMRKRGNSPGSRKKVITATARQIESLIRLSEALARMRFSEMVEVQDVVEAFRLLEVAMQQSATDHATGTIDMDLIMTGISASERQRRDNLVAATRNLVMEKMQLGGPSVRMIELLEEIRKQSSMEVHLHDLRGALGTLMTEGAVVIHGDSVKRV; from the exons CCGTGTCGTCGCCGGATGTGCGACCGTCGAGCCCTCTCCCGGCGACCAACTCCTCCCCGCCTCagtcggggcggcgcggcggggggcggcgccggcgtggttCCGCCAGCCCGTACCCGTCGTCCCCGTCCCTCGGCGGGTTCGAGACGCCGCCGCACCCGGGCCGCCGCACGccctccggcggcgcggcggcgcggcagcagcggcagaaCTGGACGGGGGGGCGGTtcccgccgaccccgtccacccccatGTCCACCGACGACGTCCCGCTCTCCTCGGAGGCCGGGGACGAGGACACCCCCgagaccgacggcggcggcggcggcggcgcgggcgccgaCGCCACGCCGGTGTTCGTCTGGGGCACCAACATCAGCGTGCAGGACGTCAACGCCGCCATCCTCCGGTTCCTCCGCCACTTCCGCGACCCGCGCGACGCCGGCCGCGTCGACCCGGTCATGGACGAGGGCAAGTACATGCGCGCCATCCACCGCATCCTCGAGCTCGAGGGCGGGGAGTCGCTCGACGTCAACGCCCACGACGTGTTCGACCACGACCCGGACCTCTACGGCAAGATGGTCAGGTACCCGCTCGAGGTGCTCGCCATCTTTGACATCGTGCTCATGGACCTCGTCGCGCGCATCGAGCCCCTCTTCGAGAAGCACATCCAGACCAGGATCTACAACCTCAAGTCCTCGGTTTGCTTGAGGAATCTCAACCCTTCTG ATATCGAGAAGATGGTGTCCATCAAGGGTATGATAATTCGGTGCAGCTCGGTGATTCCAGAGCTCAAGGAGGCTGTGTTCCGCTGCTTGGTTTGCGGGTTCTACTCTGAGCCTGTAATGGTTGATcgag GGAGGGTTACTGAGCCGCACATCTGTCAGAAAGAACAATGTAAAGCTACAAACTCTATGACTCTTGTGCATAACCGATGCAG GTTTGCAGATAAGCAGATCATAAAGTTGCAGGAAACACCAGATGAGATACCAGAAGGTGGCACTCCACATACTGTTAGTGTCTTGATGCACGATAAGCTTGTAGATGCTGGAAAGCCTGGAGACAGGGTTGAG ATAACTGGGATATACAGAGCCATGAGTATTAGAGTTGGCCCAACTCAGAGGACAGTGAAGTCGATTTTCAAG ACGTACATTGATTGCCTTCACATAAAGAAGACAGACAAGTCTAGACTTCATGTTGAGGACTCCATGGAAACTGATAACCCCAATGCTAACAAGACAACTGAAGATGATTTTCTCAGAGATAAG GTTGAGAAATTAAAAGAGTTGTCAAAGTTGCCAGATATATATGACAGATTAACTAGGTCATTGGCTCCAAACATATGGGAGCTGGACGACGTTAAAAGGGGCCTCCTTTGCCAG CTTTTTGGTGGAAATGCTTTGAGGCTTCCTTCTGGAGCTAGTTTCCGAGGCGACATCAATATTTTGCTTGTTGGTGATCCTGGAACAAGTAAATCCCAGCTTCTCCAATACATGCACAAACTGTCTCCTCGTGGCATTTATACAAGTGGCAGAGGAAGTTCAGCTGTTGGCCTTACTGCATACGTTACCAAGGATCCTGAAACTGGTGAAACT GTTCTTGAGAGTGGAGCGCTTGTTTTGAGTGACAAAGGTGTTTGTTGTATTGATGAATTTGATAAGATGTCTGATAATGCTCGAAGCATGTTACATGAG GTGATGGAACAACAGACTGTCTCCATTGCCAAGGCTGGAATAATTGCATCTTTAAATGCCAGAACATCAGTTCTAGCATGTGCAAATCCTACTGAATCACGTTATAATCCAAGGCTCTCTGTGATTGACAATATCCATCTTCCTCCAACACTGCTTTCTAG GTTTGACCTCATTTATCTGATATTGGACAAGGCAGATGAGCAAACTGATAGACGCCTGGCTAAGCATATTGTTTCGTTGCATTTTGAGAATCCAAAC ATAGAGGAGCTCGAGGTCTTGGATTTGCCAACACTTGTAGCCTACATAAGTTATGCAAGGAAGCATATACAACCACAGTTATCTGATGAAGCTGCAGAAGAATTGACTCGCGGCTATGTTGAGATGAGGAAAAGAGGAAACAGCCCTGGTAGCAGAAAGAAG GTCATAACTGCGACAGCTCGACAAATTGAGAGCTTGATTCGGCTCAGTGAAGCACTGGCCCGAATGCGATTCTCTGAAATG GTTGAAGTACAAGATGTTGTAGAGGCCTTCAGGCTTCTCGAAGTTGCCATGCAGCAATCGGCAACTGATCATGCCACTG GTACAATCGATATGGATCTTATCATGACTGGAATATCTGCGAGCGAAAGGCAGAGGCGGGACAATCTCGTTGCAGCAACCCGCAACCTTGTGATGGAGAAAATGCAGCTTGGAGGGCCCTCAGTGCGAATGATTGAG TTGCTGGAAGAAATTAGGAAGCAGAGCTCTATGGAAGTTCATCTGCATGAT CTTCGCGGTGCTCTTGGCACTCTGATGACAGAGGGTGCCGTAGTCATCCATGGAGACAGCGTCAAGAGGGTCTGA